The DNA segment GTGTCCGCCAACTGGCGCGTCGTCTTCCGTTTCGACGGGCGTGATGTCAGGGACGTTGATTTGATCGACTACCATTAGGAGGCCCGCGACATGCCGATGAAGAACCCGCCGCATCCGGGCCTGTCCGTGCGCCATGACTGCCTCGAGCCCTTGGGGCTCACCGTGACGGAGGCGGCGCGGAGGCTGGGCGTCAGCCGAAAGCAGCTTTCCGAACTCGTCAACGGCCGTTCAGGCATCTCTCCCGAAAT comes from the Candidatus Palauibacter australiensis genome and includes:
- a CDS encoding HigA family addiction module antitoxin → MPMKNPPHPGLSVRHDCLEPLGLTVTEAARRLGVSRKQLSELVNGRSGISPEMAIRLDKAFGGGAATWYRLQSAYDLAQAMKNADRIDVERIPTPA